GCTACCCCCTGCTCGATCCCGACGGACGCGTGCTGGGCAGCTTCTGCGTCATCGACGACTCTCCCCGCACCTGGTCTCCGGCCGACCTGGCCGCCCTGGCGACCCTGGCCCGCTCGGTGGCGGCGGAGATCCACCTGCGCCAGAGCTTGACCGCGGCGAAGGCCGCCCACCAGCGCTCCGCCGATCTCGCCCGTAGCCTGCAGGCCGGGCTTCTCCCTCCGCGGCTGCGCACGATCCCCGGCGCGGAGGCGGCCGCCTCCTACCTGCCGGCCTCCAACCGCCACCGCACCGACATCGAGGTCGGCGGCGACTTCTACGACCTCTTCCACACCCAGGGTCCGAATTACGCCGCCGTTCTCGGTGACGTGTGCGGCAAGGGCATCAAGGCCGCCCAGGTCAGCTCGATGGCCCGTTACACGATCCGCGCCGACGCCGACGAGGCCGGCTCCCCGGCCGACCGGCTCGCCCGCCTCAACATCGCTCTGCTCGCCCAGGACGCCCCCCGCTTCCTGACCGCCGTCTACGCGGCCTTCCAGCCCTCCGCGAAGGGCCTGTCCGGCACCATCGCCCTGGCCGGGCATCCCCCGGCACTGATCCGGCGCGCCGACGGCCGTGTCGAGCGAGTCGGGGTCCCAGGGACCCTGCTGGGGATCATGGAAGCCCTGAGTCTGACCGACGTGCCCTTCCACCTCCACCCCGCCGACCTGCTCCTGCTCTTCACGGACGGCGCCACCGAAGCCCGCCCCCGCCCCGGGACCTCCCCCGACGACGCCCGGACCATCTTTTCCGAGGACGACCTGGCCGAGGCCCTGGCCGCCAGCCACACCATGGACGCCGTCACCACCATCACCCACCTCACCGGCATCCTCGACGCCCACCACAGTGGTTGGGCAAGCGACGACACCGCCCTGCTCGCCCTGCGCGCCACCCCGTCGGCCTGACCGCGCCACGACGGCCCGGGCACCTGGAGGCCCGGTCCGTGGACGACTCGCGCAGGCCGATGGAGTCGTGGGTACACACGTAGGTGGCGGGCAGCTTCATCAGCGCGGCCGGCCGCATGCAGCGGTGTCGCACGGGGCGGCGGAGCCGGCGGTCGACGCGACGCCGCGGCGGACAGTGCCGGCCTGGGCGGAGCCAAGTTCGGCGGGTGTTCCTGGTCGTGCCCGAGCCCGTCACCAACACCCTGCGCCATGGCGGCGACACCCGCGCGCGCCGGCTGACCGCCCGCCACGACACCGTGCACGACCAGAGCCCGAAGGTTCCCCGCGTGCGCACGCCCGACCTGCGCGGCGGCATCGGCGGCTTCGGCCGGCCGCTGGTCGACCGCCTCGCGAACGCCACGCTCGTCACCCGCAGCCCCAGCGGCGGGAGAACTGCCGTCGCCACCTCCCCGGTAGGCGCCGCAGGCCGCGTTCGCCCGCACGCGGTCATGTACGGCCGGGCGCACCGGATCGACCGAACCGGAACAGGCTGCCCGTGTCGGTCCGGGGCAGGGTCCGGACCGAGGCCCGGAGCCGCTTGCCGACCACCCTCACCATGCCACCGAGCCCCCTCGCACTCCTCTCGTCCCACGGGTAGGGGCGACCGTTGTGCCCTGGGTCACGTTCGCGCGTGGCGGGGTGTGCCCCTGCTGTGCGGGTCGGGCATTCTCTCCCGGCGGCCGTACGAAGGGGTACGGCCCCGGTGA
This is a stretch of genomic DNA from Streptomyces sp. NBC_00102. It encodes these proteins:
- a CDS encoding PP2C family protein-serine/threonine phosphatase, translated to MVGIDFPGGLRADGLPAALSDPSRLAAVEDTALLDTGPEAVFEDLASLAARITGAGRAFVTLVDADRSFWKACVGVDAHAMSDRQNPVKESFCYFLVGLEGQPFIVDDAATDPRTADHPSVGPMNIGAWAGYPLLDPDGRVLGSFCVIDDSPRTWSPADLAALATLARSVAAEIHLRQSLTAAKAAHQRSADLARSLQAGLLPPRLRTIPGAEAAASYLPASNRHRTDIEVGGDFYDLFHTQGPNYAAVLGDVCGKGIKAAQVSSMARYTIRADADEAGSPADRLARLNIALLAQDAPRFLTAVYAAFQPSAKGLSGTIALAGHPPALIRRADGRVERVGVPGTLLGIMEALSLTDVPFHLHPADLLLLFTDGATEARPRPGTSPDDARTIFSEDDLAEALAASHTMDAVTTITHLTGILDAHHSGWASDDTALLALRATPSA